One window of Pseudomonas sp. ML2-2023-3 genomic DNA carries:
- the rsmA gene encoding 16S rRNA (adenine(1518)-N(6)/adenine(1519)-N(6))-dimethyltransferase RsmA: protein MNEQYQHKARKRFGQNFLHDAGVIDRILRAIHAKADDRLLEIGPGQGALTEGILNSGGQLDVVELDKDLIPILNRQFAGMSNFTLHQGDALKFDFKSLNAAPRTLRVVGNLPYNISTPLIFHLLKNADLIRDMHFMLQKEVVERMAAGPGGGDWGRLSIMVQYHCRVEHLFNVGPGAFNPPPKVDSAIVRLVPHEVLPHPAKDHRLLERVVREAFNQRRKTLRNTLKALLSNDEIEAAGVDGSKRPEQLDLAAFVRLADKLSEQPVVAPSAD, encoded by the coding sequence ATGAACGAGCAATACCAACACAAGGCGCGCAAGCGCTTTGGCCAGAACTTCCTGCACGATGCAGGCGTTATTGACCGTATCCTGCGCGCCATCCACGCCAAGGCTGACGATCGCCTGCTGGAAATCGGCCCGGGCCAGGGGGCCCTGACCGAAGGCATTCTCAACAGCGGTGGTCAACTTGACGTCGTGGAACTCGACAAAGACCTGATCCCGATCCTCAATCGGCAATTCGCAGGGATGAGCAACTTCACCCTGCACCAGGGTGACGCGCTGAAGTTCGACTTCAAAAGCCTCAACGCTGCACCCCGTACTCTGCGAGTAGTCGGCAACCTGCCGTACAACATCTCCACACCGCTGATTTTTCACCTGCTGAAAAATGCCGACCTGATCCGCGACATGCACTTCATGCTGCAAAAAGAAGTGGTTGAACGCATGGCCGCCGGTCCTGGCGGTGGCGACTGGGGTCGTCTTTCGATCATGGTCCAGTACCACTGCCGCGTCGAACACCTGTTCAACGTAGGCCCAGGTGCATTCAATCCGCCGCCAAAAGTTGATTCGGCAATTGTCCGACTGGTGCCGCACGAAGTGCTGCCACATCCAGCCAAGGACCATCGACTGCTTGAACGCGTGGTTCGTGAAGCATTCAACCAGCGTCGTAAAACCCTGCGCAACACCCTCAAAGCCTTGCTCAGCAACGATGAAATCGAAGCCGCTGGCGTTGATGGCAGCAAACGTCCGGAGCAACTCGACCTTGCCGCCTTTGTGCGCCTGGCCGACAAGCTCAGCGAACAGCCTGTCGTAGCGCCCTCTGCCGACTGA
- the pdxA gene encoding 4-hydroxythreonine-4-phosphate dehydrogenase PdxA: MKAQRFALTPGEPAGIGPDLCLLLASQQQPHPLIAITSRDLLLERAAQLGVAVSLLSVGPGNWPEQPAPAGSLYVWDTPLNATVTAGTLDKANAAFVLQTLTRAAQGCLSGDFAGMITAPVHKGVINEAGIPFSGHTEFLADLTHTEQVVMMLATHGLRVALVTTHLPLRQVSDAITSERLMRVTRILHADLQQKFGIAQPRILVCGLNPHAGEGGHLGHEEIDIIEPTLERLRSEGMDLRGPLPADTLFTPKYLEHCDAVLAMYHDQGLPVLKYKGFGAAVNITLGLPIIRTSVDHGTALDLAGSGKIDTGSLQVALETAYQMAETRI; encoded by the coding sequence GTGAAAGCACAGCGCTTTGCCCTGACACCCGGTGAACCGGCAGGCATAGGTCCAGACCTGTGCCTGCTGCTCGCCTCGCAGCAACAGCCACACCCCCTGATTGCCATCACCAGCCGCGACCTGCTCCTTGAGCGGGCAGCGCAGCTCGGTGTGGCTGTCAGCCTGCTGTCTGTAGGGCCTGGCAACTGGCCCGAACAACCGGCGCCTGCAGGCAGTTTGTACGTGTGGGATACCCCCCTGAATGCCACCGTCACCGCTGGCACGCTGGACAAGGCCAACGCAGCCTTTGTGCTGCAAACCCTGACCCGCGCCGCCCAAGGCTGCCTGAGTGGCGACTTTGCAGGAATGATCACCGCCCCCGTGCACAAAGGCGTGATTAACGAAGCGGGCATTCCGTTTTCTGGCCACACCGAATTCCTCGCTGACCTGACTCATACCGAGCAAGTGGTAATGATGCTTGCCACTCACGGACTGCGCGTAGCTCTGGTCACGACTCACCTGCCACTTCGTCAGGTCAGCGATGCAATCACCTCCGAGCGACTGATGCGGGTTACCCGTATCCTGCACGCCGACCTGCAACAAAAATTCGGCATTGCCCAACCGCGTATCCTGGTCTGCGGGCTAAACCCCCATGCCGGTGAAGGCGGGCACTTGGGCCATGAAGAAATCGACATCATCGAACCAACCCTGGAGCGCCTGCGCAGCGAGGGCATGGACCTGCGTGGCCCGCTGCCTGCCGACACTCTGTTTACCCCCAAATATCTGGAACACTGCGACGCAGTGCTGGCGATGTACCACGACCAAGGCCTGCCCGTACTCAAGTACAAAGGGTTTGGTGCCGCAGTCAACATCACCCTGGGCTTACCGATTATCCGCACCTCTGTCGACCACGGTACCGCCCTGGATCTGGCAGGTAGCGGCAAAATCGACACCGGCAGCCTGCAAGTCGCCCTGGAAACCGCCTACCAGATGGCCGAGACCCGTATATGA